A region from the Terriglobia bacterium genome encodes:
- the rplM gene encoding 50S ribosomal protein L13, translating to MKSHIPGEKEMQKQWHVVDAEGQILGRLATRVARLLTGKDKAVYTPFLDTGDHVVVVNADKVRLTGKKLTGKLYRHHTGHPGGLREVSAGVRMALNPERVVQDAVFGMLPKTKLGRAMRKKLKVYRGPHHPHQAQRPSVLAL from the coding sequence ATGAAGAGTCATATACCCGGCGAGAAGGAAATGCAGAAACAGTGGCACGTGGTCGACGCCGAGGGCCAGATTCTGGGGCGGCTTGCCACACGTGTGGCCAGGCTGCTGACGGGAAAGGACAAGGCGGTGTACACGCCTTTCCTGGATACGGGTGATCATGTCGTTGTCGTCAACGCCGACAAGGTTCGGCTGACGGGCAAGAAACTCACCGGCAAGCTTTATCGTCACCATACCGGGCATCCCGGCGGATTGCGCGAGGTGTCGGCCGGTGTGCGCATGGCGCTGAACCCCGAACGGGTGGTGCAGGATGCTGTATTCGGCATGTTGCCCAAGACCAAGCTCGGCCGGGCGATGCGAAAGAAGTTGAAGGTATATCGTGGTCCCCACCATCCGCATCAGGCCCAGCGGCCCAGCGTGCTCGCGCTGTGA
- the tsf gene encoding translation elongation factor Ts encodes MNITAELVKKLREKTGVGFMECKTALQEAGGDLEAAVTILRKKGLTASAKKAERETKEGLIGCYVHNGKIGVMVEVNCESDFVARNAEFQALIHDIAMQIVASDPRFIRKEDVTEDVLAKEREIFRAQARATGKPDNVLDKIVEGRMAKFYAEACLLEQPFVKEPGISIKDHIASHVQKIGENIQVRRFVRYRLGE; translated from the coding sequence ATGAACATTACGGCAGAACTTGTCAAGAAGCTTCGGGAAAAGACCGGAGTCGGCTTCATGGAATGCAAAACCGCACTTCAAGAAGCCGGCGGCGATCTGGAAGCCGCCGTCACAATCCTGCGCAAGAAAGGCCTTACCGCGTCGGCAAAAAAAGCCGAACGCGAAACCAAGGAGGGTCTGATCGGCTGCTACGTGCACAACGGGAAGATCGGGGTGATGGTGGAAGTGAATTGCGAGAGCGATTTCGTTGCACGCAACGCCGAGTTCCAGGCGCTGATTCATGATATCGCCATGCAGATCGTGGCGAGCGATCCGCGCTTCATTCGCAAGGAAGACGTGACCGAGGACGTGCTGGCCAAGGAACGGGAAATCTTCAGGGCGCAGGCTCGCGCCACCGGAAAGCCTGATAACGTACTGGACAAGATCGTCGAAGGCCGCATGGCAAAATTCTATGCCGAGGCCTGCCTGCTGGAGCAGCCTTTTGTCAAGGAGCCGGGTATATCCATTAAAGATCACATCGCCAGCCACGTCCAGAAGATCGGCGAGAATATCCAGGTGCGCCGCTTCGTGCGCTACCGGCTCGGCGAATAG
- a CDS encoding roadblock/LC7 domain-containing protein, whose amino-acid sequence MFQSILSKLVTRTGARWAMIVGVDGVLLETNSRSFRTQAEGLAAEYGLFYRASRKAAGDTDMGGLLSSLLVTQQGKLLFQTLTGDYFLILLLEPDAHAGKALYEMSRLTETIERELVF is encoded by the coding sequence ATGTTTCAATCCATCCTGTCGAAACTCGTGACCCGGACGGGTGCGCGCTGGGCCATGATCGTGGGTGTCGACGGCGTCCTTCTCGAGACCAACAGCAGGTCTTTCCGGACCCAGGCCGAAGGTCTGGCAGCGGAATACGGCCTTTTCTATCGGGCTTCCCGCAAGGCAGCCGGCGACACCGACATGGGTGGACTTCTCAGTTCCCTGCTCGTCACCCAGCAGGGAAAACTCCTGTTCCAGACCTTGACCGGCGACTACTTCCTCATCCTGCTGCTGGAACCGGATGCGCATGCCGGAAAAGCACTCTACGAGATGTCTCGTCTCACCGAGACAATCGAGCGGGAATTGGTATTCTGA
- the rpsB gene encoding 30S ribosomal protein S2 has product MVSISMKQLLEAGVHFGHQTKRWNPKMKEYIFGERNGIYIIDLQKSLRLFKNAVQFVFELGSQGKSILFLGTKRQAQEVIQEEAQRSGLYYVNQRWLGGLLTNFTTIQKSIKRFRELEAMQSNGQYDLLSKKEVARLERERKKLEKNLSGIKEMTQLPEALFVIDTKKEAIAVQEARKLAIPIVGVADTNCDPDEIDYIIPGNDDALRAIRLITNTIAQAYLDGRAVFEAQQKELAEQQEKQRQLQAQQAAAAREAAAKAAAAEAARRAAEGKEAGEAPPAPGEGGVPQTEAGGKPKTTFKKTLQRKARPKKSEPRAQADSDAPSGPAVEADAAAPAEPATSAEPVATPAEDAETKPPVTPAVDESGPTTGGQGS; this is encoded by the coding sequence TTGGTCTCGATTAGCATGAAGCAACTGCTGGAGGCAGGTGTCCATTTCGGTCACCAGACAAAACGCTGGAACCCGAAAATGAAGGAGTACATTTTCGGAGAAAGAAACGGCATCTATATCATTGATCTGCAGAAGAGCCTGAGACTCTTCAAGAATGCGGTTCAGTTCGTTTTTGAACTCGGCTCCCAGGGGAAATCCATTCTCTTTCTGGGCACCAAGCGCCAGGCGCAGGAGGTCATCCAGGAGGAAGCTCAGCGTTCCGGGTTGTACTACGTGAATCAGCGGTGGCTGGGCGGGCTGCTCACCAACTTCACCACGATCCAGAAAAGCATCAAGCGGTTTCGAGAACTGGAAGCAATGCAATCCAACGGGCAGTACGACCTCCTTTCCAAGAAGGAAGTCGCCCGCCTCGAGCGCGAACGTAAGAAGCTCGAGAAGAACCTCTCGGGCATCAAGGAAATGACCCAGCTGCCGGAGGCGCTCTTCGTCATCGACACCAAGAAAGAAGCGATCGCGGTTCAGGAAGCACGCAAGCTGGCAATCCCGATCGTGGGCGTAGCGGATACCAACTGCGATCCCGACGAGATCGACTATATCATTCCCGGCAATGATGATGCTCTGCGTGCCATCCGCCTCATCACCAACACCATCGCCCAGGCCTACCTCGACGGCCGTGCCGTGTTCGAGGCGCAGCAGAAGGAGTTGGCGGAACAGCAGGAGAAACAGCGACAGCTTCAGGCCCAGCAGGCCGCGGCTGCGCGCGAAGCTGCGGCTAAAGCGGCTGCGGCTGAAGCCGCGCGCAGGGCAGCTGAAGGGAAAGAAGCCGGAGAAGCGCCGCCGGCGCCGGGAGAAGGCGGCGTGCCTCAGACTGAGGCGGGCGGCAAACCCAAGACCACCTTTAAAAAGACCCTGCAGCGCAAAGCCCGGCCCAAGAAGTCGGAGCCGAGGGCGCAAGCTGATTCGGATGCGCCATCCGGGCCCGCGGTGGAAGCTGACGCTGCCGCGCCTGCCGAACCGGCCACGTCAGCCGAGCCCGTAGCGACCCCGGCGGAAGATGCCGAGACGAAACCGCCCGTCACTCCAGCGGTCGACGAAAGCGGTCCGACGACCGGCGGACAGGGGAGTTAG
- a CDS encoding LeuA family protein: protein MEFGNPRPVVDSKSDLIHDWNSAGERFFTGRQPSFADETLRDGLQSPSIRNPSIEQKIRILHLIEALGIQSADIGLPGAGAKVAAETERLAVEVASRKMRVRPYCAARTVHWDIRPIVEISQKAGIAIEVAAFIGASPVRQYVEDWNIGAILKRSEEAIRFAVQEGLPVMFVTEDTTRTRPEDIRRLYSDAISWGARALVVCDTVGHATPAGVRNLIRFLRDEIVVPSGLPIRIDWHGHNDRGLGVINAIAAFEAGADQLHACALGIGERVGNVAMDQLLVNMRLMGYLEQDLTELKDYCAAVSEATGLPIPLNYPILGADAFRTATGVHAAAVIKALKKGDVELANLVYSGVPSQWFGLEQQIEIGPMSGRSNIEYWLQKRGFAPDEDLVARLFAKAKSSDCVLSEAEIMAEIRGSTDKA, encoded by the coding sequence CTGGAATTCGGAAACCCGAGGCCGGTAGTGGACAGCAAATCGGATCTGATTCACGATTGGAACTCTGCGGGAGAGCGATTCTTCACGGGCCGGCAGCCGAGTTTTGCCGACGAGACGTTGCGCGACGGGTTGCAGTCGCCCTCGATTCGCAATCCCTCGATCGAGCAAAAAATCCGCATACTGCACCTGATTGAGGCGCTGGGGATTCAATCCGCGGATATCGGATTACCGGGCGCTGGTGCGAAGGTGGCTGCGGAAACCGAGCGGCTGGCGGTCGAGGTCGCGTCGCGGAAGATGCGCGTCCGGCCTTACTGCGCGGCCCGGACCGTGCACTGGGACATCCGCCCGATCGTCGAGATCTCGCAGAAAGCAGGCATTGCCATCGAGGTCGCCGCCTTCATCGGCGCCAGCCCGGTGCGCCAGTATGTGGAAGATTGGAATATCGGGGCCATCCTGAAGCGCAGTGAGGAGGCGATCCGTTTCGCCGTCCAGGAAGGCCTACCGGTGATGTTCGTGACCGAGGACACGACACGAACCCGCCCAGAGGACATCCGCAGGCTCTACTCCGATGCGATTTCCTGGGGCGCGCGGGCTCTGGTCGTCTGCGATACTGTTGGACATGCGACCCCGGCCGGGGTCAGGAACCTGATCCGGTTCTTGCGCGACGAGATCGTGGTTCCATCGGGTCTGCCGATTCGGATCGACTGGCACGGTCACAATGACCGCGGCCTGGGCGTGATCAACGCCATCGCGGCCTTTGAAGCGGGTGCAGACCAACTCCACGCCTGTGCGCTCGGGATCGGCGAACGCGTCGGCAACGTGGCCATGGACCAGCTCCTGGTCAACATGCGCTTGATGGGCTACCTGGAACAGGATCTTACGGAACTGAAGGATTACTGTGCGGCCGTTTCCGAGGCGACAGGATTGCCCATCCCCCTCAATTACCCGATCCTGGGCGCCGACGCCTTCCGGACCGCCACCGGCGTGCATGCCGCGGCGGTCATCAAGGCGCTGAAAAAGGGAGACGTCGAACTGGCCAACCTGGTCTATTCGGGAGTCCCCTCCCAGTGGTTCGGGCTCGAGCAGCAAATCGAAATCGGACCGATGAGCGGGCGGTCCAACATCGAGTATTGGCTGCAGAAACGTGGGTTTGCGCCCGACGAAGACCTGGTCGCGCGCCTGTTCGCCAAGGCCAAGTCCTCGGACTGTGTTCTGAGCGAAGCCGAAATCATGGCGGAAATCCGAGGCTCCACCGATAAAGCTTAG
- the pilQ gene encoding type IV pilus secretin PilQ: MRMRSFDIRGLATTIRTHRSVWGTVLLALLLLALSPRGFTQEQGAALKLPKGVESLDLPYLGDKGVMEKLSKAPSGLITNVTTSQEGKNLVVAVSSSCQPAYQEFNLSNPSRLVVDFLNVENRASVQNYPIAAAGVKQLRIRQFQSTDPKIARLVFDLDKSYGSHEIAADSQGVRITFHPGAGPAAEAPKTAAPAPAPTTLSADSGSKRPVAPEGLKAPAPTPASTAANVDPSSRRPAAPQKLEQTPAIAAQPPDTLPAVIPVISDLSASEIPQSALASASSQPSVHVAPPQPRAKPAPQQPAALPVQPPPAPAANALQDGWAGPPLTLDLVNIALVDFFRLMSEEGGINIVVDPEVKGTTSIKMAKAPWDQIFDVVLRNNSLEKQIDGNVVRIATKKTIQAEAKQVEDLKKAQLLAADVVTRVRRLNYAEADALNTALKDQMTVRGTLLVDKRSGSLVITDIPSSVDNIMHLVDQLDTPEPQVEIEARIVSGTRDFARDIGVQFGFVQGNLQRVTVGGPNTFGTIGGTRPSATPTNTFAAGNPNNGRGASQDTSSQSGGISTGPNAANNPGNFNVNLPSKLPFGGAGISVGNIFDTFLLDAAITAGESKGQAKLISQPKLTTQNNSPGSITQGLRFPVQVIANNTVTVQFQNAALTLTVTPQITSEGNIVLDLKVENNTPDFTRQVQGIPSIRMSESTTRVLVSDGGTTVIGGILIDNEQTQEDKVPGLASLPIFGNLFKHTSVSHNTQEVLFFITPKIVK; this comes from the coding sequence ATGAGAATGCGATCCTTCGATATCAGGGGCCTGGCCACAACCATCAGAACCCATCGCAGTGTATGGGGCACCGTTCTGCTCGCCCTGCTGCTGCTCGCCTTATCCCCTCGGGGATTTACGCAAGAGCAAGGCGCCGCCCTAAAGCTGCCTAAGGGGGTCGAATCCCTCGACCTGCCGTATCTGGGAGATAAGGGGGTGATGGAGAAGCTGTCCAAGGCGCCGAGTGGTCTCATCACGAATGTCACGACTTCCCAGGAGGGCAAGAATCTGGTGGTCGCCGTCAGCAGCAGCTGCCAGCCGGCATACCAGGAGTTCAATCTCAGCAATCCTTCGCGGCTCGTCGTGGACTTTCTGAATGTCGAGAATAGAGCGTCCGTCCAGAACTACCCCATCGCAGCTGCCGGAGTAAAACAGCTCCGCATTCGTCAATTTCAGAGCACAGATCCCAAGATCGCCCGGCTGGTTTTTGATCTCGATAAGAGCTACGGCAGCCATGAGATCGCAGCCGACAGCCAGGGTGTGCGCATCACGTTCCACCCGGGCGCAGGCCCCGCGGCCGAAGCTCCCAAGACCGCGGCACCGGCTCCGGCACCCACTACCCTGAGTGCCGATTCAGGCTCGAAACGCCCGGTGGCACCCGAAGGGCTCAAGGCCCCGGCCCCGACTCCGGCATCAACCGCCGCAAACGTCGATCCAAGCTCGAGGCGTCCGGCCGCACCACAAAAGCTGGAACAGACGCCGGCCATTGCCGCGCAGCCGCCCGATACCTTGCCCGCCGTCATCCCGGTGATCAGCGATCTTTCCGCGTCTGAAATTCCACAGAGCGCCCTGGCTTCGGCTTCGTCCCAGCCGTCGGTTCACGTTGCACCGCCTCAGCCCCGAGCGAAACCGGCTCCGCAGCAGCCCGCAGCGCTCCCGGTTCAGCCCCCTCCCGCCCCGGCAGCCAATGCCCTGCAGGACGGGTGGGCCGGACCTCCCTTGACACTGGACCTGGTCAACATCGCTCTCGTCGACTTCTTCCGCCTGATGTCAGAAGAGGGCGGCATCAACATCGTGGTCGATCCCGAAGTCAAAGGGACTACTTCGATCAAGATGGCCAAAGCGCCCTGGGACCAGATCTTCGATGTCGTTCTGAGGAACAACAGCCTTGAAAAACAGATAGACGGCAACGTTGTCCGCATCGCTACCAAGAAGACCATCCAAGCCGAGGCAAAACAGGTCGAAGATCTCAAAAAGGCGCAGTTGCTTGCGGCAGACGTGGTAACACGCGTGCGGCGCTTGAATTACGCAGAAGCGGACGCCTTGAATACGGCCCTGAAGGACCAGATGACCGTCCGCGGCACCCTCCTGGTGGACAAGAGAAGCGGTTCGCTCGTGATCACGGATATTCCGAGCTCCGTCGACAACATCATGCATCTCGTCGACCAGCTCGACACCCCGGAACCCCAGGTCGAGATTGAGGCACGCATCGTTTCAGGAACCCGGGATTTCGCGCGCGACATCGGAGTCCAGTTCGGGTTTGTGCAGGGGAACCTGCAGCGGGTTACTGTCGGTGGACCCAATACCTTTGGTACCATCGGCGGAACTCGGCCGTCTGCGACACCAACGAACACGTTTGCCGCCGGGAATCCGAACAATGGCCGGGGCGCTTCGCAGGATACGTCGAGCCAGTCCGGCGGTATAAGCACCGGACCCAACGCAGCCAACAATCCGGGCAATTTCAACGTAAACCTCCCCTCGAAGTTGCCGTTCGGAGGCGCGGGCATCTCGGTGGGAAACATCTTTGACACCTTCCTCCTCGACGCCGCAATCACGGCAGGAGAGAGCAAAGGGCAGGCGAAACTGATTTCCCAGCCGAAGCTGACAACCCAGAACAACAGTCCCGGCTCGATTACCCAGGGTTTGCGTTTCCCAGTTCAGGTAATCGCCAACAACACCGTAACGGTTCAGTTCCAGAACGCCGCTCTTACACTGACCGTCACCCCGCAGATCACCTCGGAAGGCAACATCGTCCTCGACCTCAAAGTTGAAAACAATACGCCCGACTTCACGCGGCAGGTGCAGGGGATCCCCTCCATCCGTATGAGTGAATCCACCACGCGCGTGCTGGTGAGCGACGGCGGGACCACGGTAATAGGCGGCATCCTGATCGACAACGAGCAGACCCAGGAGGACAAGGTTCCAGGGCTGGCTTCGTTGCCGATCTTCGGAAACCTCTTCAAGCACACATCGGTCTCCCACAACACGCAGGAGGTATTGTTCTTCATAACTCCGAAGATCGTGAAGTAG
- a CDS encoding pilus assembly protein PilM, with amino-acid sequence MALTLLNRSKQVVGLDIGSSSIKAVELRPMRKGGFELTGMGIEQLSPDCIVDGVVISKIPVSDAINRIFVQQSIKNRRVATSISGHSVIVKRIALPIQSDEDLAESIRWEAEQYIPFDIADVNLDYQVLGESTASGNLDVLLVAVKKEKITDHTSVISMAGKTPVVVDVDAFALQNAYQLNYEPVTRTNVALLDIGASIMTINIVSGNDFLFTRDVGVGGRQYTDFIQKEFNLSFTQAEALKHGESVEGVGPSEAQHVIESVTEIICLEIQKTFDFFKSATTVDHIDRMLVSGGAAHTPGLLEMLGRKFEIPAERFDSFKNVCYDPKRFPQIADRSPDLAVAIGLAMRNTEE; translated from the coding sequence ATGGCACTGACACTATTGAATCGATCTAAACAAGTCGTCGGCCTGGACATTGGATCCAGCAGCATCAAAGCGGTAGAGTTGCGTCCCATGCGCAAAGGTGGATTCGAGCTGACGGGCATGGGCATCGAGCAACTCTCGCCCGATTGCATCGTGGACGGTGTGGTTATTTCCAAGATTCCCGTTTCCGATGCCATCAACCGGATCTTCGTCCAGCAGTCCATCAAAAACCGCCGCGTGGCCACTTCGATATCCGGGCACTCGGTCATCGTCAAGAGGATCGCCCTCCCCATCCAGAGCGATGAGGATCTGGCCGAATCCATCCGGTGGGAAGCTGAGCAGTACATTCCCTTCGACATCGCCGACGTCAATCTGGACTACCAGGTGCTCGGGGAGAGCACGGCTTCTGGAAATCTCGACGTTCTGCTGGTGGCCGTCAAGAAAGAGAAGATCACCGACCACACGAGCGTGATCTCCATGGCGGGAAAAACCCCGGTGGTCGTGGACGTCGATGCCTTCGCCCTCCAGAACGCCTACCAGCTCAACTATGAGCCGGTGACACGAACCAACGTGGCGTTGCTCGACATTGGCGCCAGCATCATGACCATCAATATTGTAAGCGGGAACGACTTCCTGTTCACTCGCGACGTCGGAGTCGGCGGGCGGCAGTACACCGACTTCATCCAGAAGGAGTTCAACCTGAGCTTCACCCAGGCCGAAGCCCTCAAACACGGCGAATCCGTGGAAGGGGTCGGGCCGTCCGAGGCACAGCACGTCATCGAATCCGTGACGGAGATCATCTGCCTCGAGATCCAGAAGACTTTCGATTTCTTCAAATCGGCCACGACGGTCGACCACATCGACCGCATGCTGGTAAGCGGCGGCGCAGCGCACACCCCGGGACTGTTGGAGATGCTGGGCCGCAAGTTCGAAATTCCGGCAGAGAGGTTCGATTCCTTCAAGAACGTCTGCTACGACCCGAAGCGCTTCCCGCAGATTGCGGACCGGTCCCCGGACCTGGCCGTCGCCATCGGGCTCGCTATGCGGAACACCGAGGAATAG
- a CDS encoding type 4a pilus biogenesis protein PilO produces MAFENFKLENLPRKIQIAVVAVLAIGVAVAGYWFLLKDLVEVRGKLQTEIAGLEKAVAQASDVERRLDQFKRDLAALDVRLDELRRILPSQKETPDVLRAVQLMASESKLKIIKFAPKPVAPRTFYADWPIQMEVQGSYNALGGFFEKVGQFRRIVNVDDINIKNLEGSTDPTRTLSSTCTATTFVYREDQGTVPVK; encoded by the coding sequence ATGGCCTTCGAAAACTTCAAACTGGAAAACCTTCCGCGCAAGATACAGATCGCTGTCGTGGCAGTTCTGGCGATCGGTGTCGCTGTCGCCGGCTACTGGTTCCTCCTGAAGGATCTGGTGGAAGTGCGCGGCAAACTTCAGACGGAAATTGCCGGGCTGGAAAAGGCGGTTGCGCAGGCGAGTGACGTCGAAAGGCGGCTGGATCAGTTCAAACGCGACCTGGCGGCACTCGATGTCCGGTTGGACGAACTGCGCCGCATCCTCCCGAGTCAAAAGGAAACCCCCGACGTTCTGCGCGCCGTTCAGCTCATGGCATCCGAAAGCAAACTCAAAATCATTAAATTCGCACCCAAGCCCGTGGCGCCGCGCACTTTCTATGCCGACTGGCCCATCCAGATGGAGGTCCAGGGATCTTACAACGCCCTGGGCGGCTTCTTCGAGAAGGTGGGGCAATTCAGGCGCATCGTAAACGTCGACGATATCAACATAAAAAACCTTGAGGGCTCGACAGATCCCACGCGAACCCTCAGTTCCACTTGTACAGCCACAACCTTTGTATATCGGGAAGATCAGGGCACCGTTCCCGTCAAATAG
- the frr gene encoding ribosome recycling factor — translation MIRQILETARKRMEKSIEGMQHGLAAIRTGRASISILDHIQANYYGTLTPLNQMASLSTPDPTLIVIQPWDPSTISSIEKAILSSDLGLNPTNDGKVVRLPIPALTEERRKQLAKTVSHMAEQHRVAIRQVRHDANDQLKTLLKDKGISEDEEKEGLKKVQDLTNDFITRVDNLQKKKEAEILEI, via the coding sequence ATGATCCGACAGATTCTCGAAACGGCGCGAAAGCGGATGGAGAAGTCCATCGAGGGGATGCAGCACGGCTTGGCTGCGATCCGAACCGGTCGAGCCTCCATCAGCATTCTGGATCATATTCAGGCCAACTATTACGGTACCCTCACGCCACTCAATCAGATGGCATCCCTGTCGACGCCGGATCCCACTTTGATCGTCATACAGCCATGGGATCCGTCGACGATCTCGAGCATCGAAAAAGCCATTCTGTCGTCGGATCTGGGCCTGAATCCCACCAATGACGGCAAGGTGGTCCGGCTTCCCATTCCCGCGCTGACGGAGGAACGCCGCAAGCAGCTGGCCAAAACGGTGAGCCACATGGCCGAGCAACACCGCGTCGCGATCCGCCAGGTGCGGCACGATGCCAACGACCAGCTGAAGACTCTGCTCAAAGACAAGGGCATTTCCGAGGATGAGGAGAAGGAAGGGCTCAAGAAGGTCCAGGATCTGACCAACGACTTCATTACCCGCGTAGACAACTTGCAGAAAAAGAAAGAGGCGGAGATTCTCGAAATCTGA
- the accB gene encoding acetyl-CoA carboxylase biotin carboxyl carrier protein, whose translation MNIKEVKDLIQDILQSDISEFELEHTGTKVRLRRGFAPGEGTTISHPHVLARPLPAGREADASAAGALASSAAREEAASEEGLHIITSPIVGTFYRAPAPGAEPYTKIGAKVEVGTILCIVEAMKLMNEIPSDVAGEIVEIHTENGHPVEFGQKLFAIRQRK comes from the coding sequence ATGAACATCAAGGAAGTGAAGGATCTCATCCAGGATATCCTGCAGAGCGACATCAGCGAATTCGAGTTGGAACACACCGGAACCAAGGTGAGGTTGCGCCGCGGGTTTGCCCCCGGCGAGGGCACCACCATTTCACATCCTCATGTCCTCGCCAGACCGTTGCCGGCCGGACGTGAAGCCGACGCCTCTGCAGCCGGAGCCCTTGCATCCTCCGCCGCCAGAGAAGAGGCGGCTTCGGAGGAGGGACTTCACATCATCACTTCACCGATCGTCGGCACATTCTATCGTGCACCCGCACCGGGGGCGGAGCCTTACACCAAGATCGGCGCCAAGGTCGAAGTCGGCACGATCCTGTGCATCGTGGAAGCGATGAAACTCATGAACGAGATCCCATCCGACGTCGCCGGCGAAATCGTTGAAATTCATACCGAAAACGGCCATCCTGTCGAATTCGGGCAGAAGCTTTTTGCCATCCGGCAGCGCAAGTAG
- the rpsI gene encoding 30S ribosomal protein S9, producing MATVQYYATGKRKSSTARVYLIPGIGDIKVNKRELADYFRNETHRTVIRSPLAVTDNVGKFDLKVTVDGGGIAGQAGAIRLGVAKALLEFNNELRPKLKRAGMLTRDSRIKERKKYGQKGARKRFQFSKR from the coding sequence TTGGCCACAGTTCAATATTACGCGACCGGAAAAAGAAAAAGTTCCACCGCTCGGGTTTATCTGATACCGGGAATCGGCGACATTAAGGTGAACAAGCGCGAACTGGCCGATTACTTCCGCAACGAGACTCATCGCACGGTCATTCGCTCCCCTCTCGCCGTCACCGACAACGTGGGAAAATTCGACCTGAAGGTCACGGTCGACGGGGGCGGGATTGCCGGGCAGGCGGGGGCCATACGGCTCGGAGTTGCCAAGGCGCTGCTGGAGTTCAACAACGAGTTGCGGCCCAAGCTGAAGCGGGCGGGTATGCTGACGCGCGATTCCCGAATCAAGGAACGGAAGAAGTACGGTCAAAAAGGAGCCCGCAAGCGGTTCCAGTTCTCCAAGCGGTAA
- the pyrH gene encoding UMP kinase — protein MEAGQCTPRYHRVLLKLSGEALMGGQGYGVDPRMADRIAGEIEEIHGIGVQVAATVGGGNIIRGISVSAAGMDRVSGDYMGMLATVINALALQNALEKRGVFTRVQSAIEMRTVAEPYIRRRAIRHLEKGRVVIFAAGTGNPYFSTDTAAALRAIEIGAEAILKATKVDGIYDADPVSNPSAQLIEDLTYQEVLEKGLRVMDTTAVTLCMENKLPIVVFNLLRHGNIRDVVLGARVGSTVHG, from the coding sequence ATGGAGGCAGGTCAGTGCACGCCCCGGTATCACAGAGTCCTGCTGAAGCTCAGCGGCGAGGCACTCATGGGAGGGCAAGGATACGGCGTGGACCCGCGCATGGCCGACCGCATCGCAGGGGAGATCGAAGAGATTCACGGCATTGGCGTTCAGGTGGCCGCAACCGTGGGAGGCGGCAACATCATCCGCGGGATCTCCGTCAGCGCAGCAGGCATGGATCGCGTCAGCGGCGATTACATGGGGATGCTGGCCACGGTCATCAACGCCCTGGCGCTACAGAATGCCCTTGAGAAGCGAGGCGTGTTTACCCGCGTCCAATCGGCGATCGAAATGAGGACGGTTGCCGAACCCTACATTCGCCGCAGAGCCATCCGGCATCTGGAGAAGGGCAGGGTGGTCATATTCGCCGCCGGCACCGGAAACCCATATTTTTCGACCGACACCGCCGCGGCCCTGCGTGCCATCGAGATCGGCGCCGAGGCCATCCTCAAAGCCACCAAGGTAGACGGCATCTATGATGCCGACCCCGTGTCCAATCCTTCCGCTCAGTTAATCGAGGACCTTACGTATCAGGAAGTCCTGGAAAAGGGCCTGCGCGTCATGGACACGACTGCCGTCACTCTTTGTATGGAAAACAAACTTCCCATAGTGGTTTTCAATCTGCTCCGTCATGGTAATATCAGGGACGTCGTACTCGGTGCCAGAGTGGGATCTACCGTGCACGGCTAG
- a CDS encoding PilN domain-containing protein gives MIKVNLLRDQTVHTQQRVTLKPKTSPLGLLMLAALVLVGGGLFGTWFFLHRQVAEFTAYRDRLAVENNRLQDLRKQIVQFEKMKLERQNRIDVIEQLKNNQTGPVYLLNHVIHSIPTDAVLWLSAVEQKGDQVRITGFTVRGENIPDFMSNLSATGFFKTVDLELYEDQQKDAAKFTLVCVSARKTSTE, from the coding sequence ATGATCAAGGTAAATCTGCTCAGAGATCAAACCGTACATACGCAACAACGTGTCACACTCAAACCGAAGACCTCGCCTCTGGGTCTGCTGATGCTGGCGGCGCTGGTTCTGGTCGGCGGGGGCCTGTTCGGAACCTGGTTCTTCCTGCACAGACAGGTGGCGGAATTCACGGCGTACCGAGACCGGCTTGCGGTCGAAAACAACCGCCTGCAAGACCTGCGAAAGCAGATCGTTCAGTTTGAGAAAATGAAGCTCGAGCGCCAGAACCGCATCGACGTCATCGAGCAGCTCAAGAACAACCAGACGGGACCGGTATACCTGCTCAATCATGTGATCCATAGCATCCCGACCGATGCCGTGCTCTGGCTGTCAGCCGTTGAGCAGAAGGGGGATCAGGTGCGCATCACCGGCTTCACGGTGCGCGGCGAGAACATCCCGGATTTCATGAGTAACCTGTCGGCCACGGGCTTCTTCAAGACTGTCGACCTCGAACTCTACGAGGATCAGCAGAAGGACGCGGCGAAATTCACTCTGGTTTGCGTCAGTGCGCGTAAAACGTCCACGGAGTAA